Proteins encoded within one genomic window of Flavobacterium oreochromis:
- a CDS encoding efflux RND transporter periplasmic adaptor subunit, with translation MKKIFILTINTLLLVSCGSKEKSATIDSLIESKNLVEIKNKRASLQADLAKLDEVLATLEKKVDEALVQTISVKDTVFNHYVEIQGNVDTQQNVLIQPEMPGTLVNLNIKAGQSVGKGQILGRIDDAGMSQQLASIQTQYELAKTTYERQKRLWDQKIGSEIQYLQAQTQMISLSKSINQIKAQIAKTIIRAPFSGVIDEVFVERGQVVSASQQGLMRIVNLSQMYVRTEVPEMYLPRVKRGTSVVVNIASINKNSIGKVRQVAKTINPANRSFTVKIDVPNPDELLRPNQVAKLKIMDYSNPSVIAIPTNIIQKDGKGNNYVYKVVTGQKGDKIAEKVVVKIGQTANNYTEILSGLNQNDVVVSEGASMISEGMKLTF, from the coding sequence ATGAAAAAAATATTTATACTAACCATCAATACATTACTTCTTGTTTCTTGTGGGAGTAAAGAGAAATCAGCGACTATTGATTCCTTAATAGAAAGCAAAAATTTAGTAGAAATAAAAAATAAAAGAGCCAGTCTTCAGGCTGATTTAGCAAAATTAGATGAAGTTTTAGCAACTTTAGAAAAGAAAGTAGACGAAGCATTAGTGCAGACCATTAGTGTAAAGGATACTGTTTTTAATCACTATGTTGAAATTCAAGGAAATGTAGATACGCAACAAAATGTGTTAATTCAACCCGAAATGCCTGGTACTCTTGTTAATTTAAATATAAAAGCAGGTCAATCAGTTGGTAAAGGGCAAATTTTAGGTAGAATAGATGATGCAGGGATGAGTCAACAATTAGCAAGTATTCAAACACAATATGAATTAGCTAAAACTACTTATGAACGTCAAAAACGTTTATGGGATCAAAAAATTGGCTCTGAAATACAATACTTACAAGCACAAACCCAAATGATAAGTTTGTCAAAGTCTATTAATCAAATAAAAGCACAAATTGCAAAAACAATTATCCGCGCTCCATTTAGTGGTGTAATAGATGAAGTATTTGTAGAGAGAGGACAAGTAGTATCAGCTAGTCAGCAAGGTTTAATGCGTATTGTAAATTTAAGTCAAATGTACGTTAGAACAGAAGTGCCAGAAATGTATTTGCCAAGAGTAAAAAGAGGAACATCTGTAGTTGTAAATATAGCATCGATAAACAAAAATAGCATAGGGAAAGTACGTCAAGTAGCAAAAACAATAAACCCTGCTAACAGAAGCTTTACAGTTAAAATAGATGTTCCTAATCCAGATGAATTATTAAGACCTAATCAAGTAGCTAAATTAAAAATTATGGATTATTCAAATCCATCTGTAATAGCTATTCCAACAAATATAATTCAGAAAGATGGAAAAGGTAATAACTATGTTTATAAAGTTGTTACTGGTCAAAAAGGAGATAAAATAGCTGAAAAAGTGGTAGTTAAAATAGGACAAACAGCTAATAATTATACAGAGATTCTTTCTGGTTTAAATCAAAATGATGTAGTAGTTTCAGAAGGAGCAAGTATGATTTCAGAAGGGATGAAATTAACCTTTTAA
- a CDS encoding toxin-antitoxin system YwqK family antitoxin, protein MAGELLQGEYKKFYHSNQLAEQGTFKKGLRVGTWKTWYENGKLATVSKWSKGLKRGKSIYYNTEGNVIEIGTFKKM, encoded by the coding sequence ATTGCAGGTGAATTACTTCAGGGTGAATACAAAAAGTTTTATCACAGTAATCAACTAGCAGAACAAGGCACATTTAAAAAGGGGTTACGAGTGGGCACTTGGAAAACTTGGTATGAAAATGGAAAACTTGCCACTGTTTCAAAATGGAGTAAGGGATTAAAAAGAGGCAAATCAATCTACTACAATACAGAGGGAAACGTTATAGAAATAGGTACCTTCAAAAAAATGTAA
- a CDS encoding efflux RND transporter permease subunit, with translation MSHNQKEFSISSWAVDNRVTVYIFTLIVVITGIYAYITMPREDFPEVIENKIYISSVFPGNSAKDVEKLVIKPLEDEIKNISGVNKVTSDSYQDYGMIVVEFDDNITTDQGKALIKDKVDVSKANVNWPVLDNGGKVEPSVFSLNISEEIPILNINLRGNYTTQQLKKYGKYLEEEIKRIPEIKKVDILGVDTKEVEIAIDVYKMNAAQVSFDDIANAVRYENMSLSGGNLVSQGIRNNIRITGEITNPVELENIIVKTFGGAVYLKDIATITFKEKEKTTFAREKREEVVMLNVKKRSGQNMISAIEKVKEVINKAKETVLPKDLEISLTNDQSSKVEHKVEELSNHIIFGIILVMVVLMFTMGLRNSLFVGAAIPLSIFIAFTILQGVGVTMNTMVLFGLVMGLGMLVDDGIVVVDNVFANMQKGMPRVQASKIGIGEIAWPVISSTATTLMAFLPFALWPGTMGKFMMYFPLTLSVTLGASLFVAMVTNAAMTGGSMDIVDRNISFKSLKNNTKIFLILGVVFIAIGYSFDVKIAKAIGHISLIAIALMWLYYKKLFQWTQDFQHSFFPRMEERYKEMLANILTGKRAWKAFGIIVMMLFFSFILVGVFPRKVLFFPNNTPNQVIAYIEYPQGTSIDKTNRATDYVEKQILSVLDKYVDSDTKENYLANSVIAQVGVGATNPQIDLGVQSETPHKGKVTINFSEFKFRRGVNTSDVMEEIRLKIRTIPGASVTVEKDAAGPPAGYPISIELTGTDYDLMLKEADKMIAFLNTKNIPGVEKLKVDINKESPELSVKIDRVNAGSLGASTGMTGFTLRRAVYGQEISTYKEGDDKYNIVMRLQDEQRKNESTLFNQPLTYRNPNTGQIMQVPIAAVSNVEKTKTYNQIKRKNYRRIMTVYSNILTGYNGNEITKVIANELKNYKLPSDITYGFSGVQEEQGKNQNFLFFALFLALAGITTIIVLQFNSISKTLVIMFTVLLSFSGVFYGYVIARMDFVVLMTMMGIISLAGIVVKNGIVLMDFFVLLMDKKVEDNGLETHDDLTLEQIKEVIIESGKSRLRPVLLTALTAVLGLIPLAIGLNFDFFGLITDLNPHLYMGGDNVIFWGPLAWTIIFGLTYATVLTLVMVPVMFYLVKRIKYWLRDKKLKSELK, from the coding sequence ATGTCACATAATCAAAAAGAATTTAGTATATCTAGTTGGGCAGTCGATAACAGAGTGACCGTCTATATATTTACCTTAATAGTTGTAATTACAGGTATATATGCCTATATAACTATGCCTCGTGAAGATTTTCCAGAGGTTATAGAAAATAAAATTTATATATCTTCTGTATTTCCTGGAAATTCAGCGAAAGACGTTGAAAAACTGGTAATAAAACCCTTAGAGGATGAAATAAAAAATATTAGTGGTGTCAATAAAGTCACATCTGATTCATATCAAGATTATGGTATGATTGTAGTTGAATTTGATGATAATATTACTACTGATCAGGGTAAAGCCTTGATTAAAGATAAAGTAGATGTTTCTAAAGCGAACGTAAACTGGCCTGTATTAGATAACGGAGGTAAAGTAGAACCCAGTGTATTTAGCTTAAATATTTCAGAAGAAATACCTATTTTAAATATTAATTTGAGAGGGAATTATACAACTCAACAATTAAAAAAATATGGAAAATATCTCGAAGAAGAAATTAAAAGGATTCCAGAAATAAAAAAAGTAGATATATTAGGTGTTGATACTAAAGAAGTTGAGATTGCAATAGATGTCTATAAAATGAATGCCGCTCAAGTTAGCTTTGATGATATAGCAAACGCTGTTAGGTATGAAAATATGTCTCTTTCAGGAGGAAATTTGGTTTCCCAAGGAATTCGTAACAATATTAGAATAACAGGAGAAATAACCAATCCTGTAGAATTAGAAAACATTATTGTAAAAACCTTTGGAGGAGCTGTTTATTTAAAAGATATTGCAACTATTACTTTTAAAGAAAAAGAAAAAACCACTTTTGCAAGAGAAAAAAGAGAAGAAGTTGTAATGCTTAACGTAAAAAAACGTTCTGGGCAAAATATGATTTCAGCTATAGAAAAAGTAAAAGAAGTTATTAATAAAGCAAAAGAAACCGTTTTACCTAAAGATTTAGAAATTAGTTTAACAAATGACCAATCTTCTAAAGTAGAACATAAAGTAGAAGAGCTTTCAAACCATATTATTTTTGGAATAATATTAGTTATGGTTGTTTTAATGTTTACAATGGGATTACGTAATTCATTGTTTGTTGGAGCAGCTATTCCTTTATCAATATTTATAGCTTTTACAATTCTTCAAGGAGTAGGAGTTACTATGAATACGATGGTATTATTTGGTCTTGTAATGGGCTTAGGTATGTTAGTTGATGATGGTATAGTTGTGGTCGATAATGTCTTTGCAAATATGCAAAAAGGAATGCCTCGAGTTCAAGCTTCTAAAATAGGTATTGGAGAAATTGCTTGGCCCGTAATTTCTTCAACTGCAACTACCCTTATGGCCTTTTTACCTTTTGCATTATGGCCTGGTACTATGGGAAAATTTATGATGTATTTTCCATTAACCCTGTCTGTAACATTAGGAGCTTCATTATTTGTAGCTATGGTTACTAATGCTGCTATGACAGGAGGTTCTATGGATATTGTAGACAGAAATATATCTTTTAAATCACTTAAGAATAATACGAAAATATTTTTAATTCTGGGTGTTGTTTTTATAGCCATAGGATATTCTTTTGATGTAAAAATAGCAAAGGCAATAGGACATATTTCATTAATTGCAATTGCATTAATGTGGTTATATTATAAAAAACTATTTCAATGGACTCAGGATTTTCAACATAGTTTCTTTCCTCGAATGGAAGAAAGATACAAAGAAATGTTGGCAAACATTTTAACAGGAAAAAGAGCATGGAAAGCATTTGGAATAATTGTGATGATGTTATTTTTCTCTTTTATATTAGTAGGTGTTTTTCCAAGAAAAGTACTTTTCTTCCCTAATAACACTCCTAATCAGGTAATAGCATATATTGAATACCCACAAGGGACCTCTATTGATAAGACTAATAGAGCTACAGATTATGTTGAAAAACAAATTTTATCTGTTTTAGATAAGTATGTAGACTCAGATACCAAAGAAAATTACCTTGCTAATTCAGTTATTGCACAAGTTGGGGTAGGAGCTACTAACCCTCAAATAGATCTTGGAGTACAGTCAGAAACACCACATAAAGGAAAAGTAACAATTAATTTTTCTGAGTTTAAATTTAGAAGAGGGGTTAATACTTCTGATGTAATGGAAGAAATTAGATTAAAAATCAGAACAATTCCAGGAGCTTCAGTAACAGTTGAAAAAGATGCAGCAGGACCACCTGCTGGTTATCCTATTAGTATAGAATTAACAGGTACTGATTATGATTTGATGTTAAAAGAAGCAGATAAAATGATTGCCTTTTTAAACACAAAAAATATACCTGGAGTTGAAAAACTAAAAGTAGATATAAACAAAGAAAGTCCAGAGTTATCTGTTAAAATTGATAGAGTGAATGCTGGAAGTTTAGGAGCTTCTACAGGTATGACTGGTTTTACTCTTCGTCGTGCTGTATACGGTCAAGAAATTTCAACATACAAAGAAGGAGATGATAAATATAATATAGTAATGCGCTTACAAGATGAACAACGTAAAAATGAGAGCACATTATTTAACCAACCTTTAACTTATAGAAATCCTAATACAGGGCAGATTATGCAAGTTCCTATTGCTGCTGTATCAAATGTTGAAAAAACAAAGACATATAATCAAATTAAAAGAAAAAATTATAGACGTATTATGACTGTTTACTCTAATATTCTAACAGGGTATAACGGAAATGAAATTACAAAAGTAATAGCAAATGAGTTAAAGAACTATAAACTTCCAAGTGATATAACTTATGGTTTTTCTGGAGTACAGGAAGAACAAGGTAAAAATCAAAACTTTTTGTTCTTTGCCCTATTCTTAGCTTTAGCAGGTATTACAACTATTATTGTTTTACAATTTAATTCTATTTCTAAAACTTTAGTAATTATGTTTACTGTCTTATTAAGTTTTAGTGGTGTTTTTTATGGTTATGTAATTGCTCGAATGGATTTTGTTGTGCTTATGACCATGATGGGGATTATTTCGTTAGCAGGTATTGTTGTGAAAAATGGTATTGTATTAATGGACTTTTTTGTATTACTAATGGATAAAAAAGTAGAAGATAACGGATTAGAAACTCATGATGATTTGACATTAGAACAAATAAAAGAGGTTATTATAGAGTCAGGAAAATCTCGTTTACGTCCTGTATTGTTAACCGCATTAACCGCTGTATTAGGATTGATACCATTAGCAATTGGATTAAATTTTGATTTCTTTGGATTAATTACAGATCTCAATCCGCACTTGTATATGGGAGGGGATAATGTAATTTTCTGGGGACCTCTTGCTTGGACTATTATTTTTGGTTTGACTTATGCAACTGTCTTAACATTAGTAATGGTGCCCGTAATGTTTTATTTAGTTAAACGTATTAAATACTGGTTAAGAGATAAAAAATTAAAAAGTGAATTAAAATAA
- a CDS encoding type II secretion system F family protein produces MLSNQSTNQLEKELIKSIKNKVSEGKSIYESMKEANQFSTYEFYSVQIGEETKKLEDVLVELQKYFNRKIQMKRQIISVLTYPIIVLIVTFLVLYFMLNKVVPMFSSVFRQFGNELPKSTQLIISLSHNSEKFFTGFILLLVFSTILHYSLKNNNNYKATTANIIIKTPYFGNLIQKIYLSRFCQAMSLLITSKTTLLNSLSLTQKMVDYYPIASAIDSIKNDITKGASLSESLRKHHIFENKLVSMIEVSEQVNQLDSMFEKLTEQYNEEINHQTKMIGVILEPLLIIIIGIVVGVIMISMYAPMFDLSKIIKN; encoded by the coding sequence ATATTGAGCAATCAATCAACAAATCAACTTGAAAAAGAACTCATAAAAAGTATAAAAAATAAAGTGAGTGAAGGTAAAAGTATTTATGAGTCTATGAAAGAAGCAAATCAGTTTTCAACTTACGAATTTTATAGTGTGCAAATTGGTGAGGAAACAAAAAAATTAGAAGATGTTTTAGTTGAGCTTCAAAAATATTTTAATAGAAAAATCCAAATGAAGCGGCAAATAATTTCAGTACTTACGTATCCCATAATCGTATTGATTGTAACTTTTCTAGTACTTTATTTTATGCTTAATAAAGTGGTTCCAATGTTCAGTTCTGTATTTCGTCAATTTGGTAATGAATTACCTAAAAGTACGCAATTGATCATCAGTTTATCTCACAATTCTGAGAAATTTTTTACAGGTTTTATCTTACTCCTAGTATTTTCAACAATCCTTCATTATTCACTTAAAAACAACAATAATTACAAGGCAACTACTGCAAATATCATTATCAAAACACCTTATTTTGGTAATTTAATTCAAAAAATCTATTTATCTCGTTTCTGTCAAGCAATGAGTTTACTCATAACATCAAAAACTACTTTATTAAATTCCTTGAGTTTAACTCAAAAAATGGTTGATTACTATCCTATTGCAAGTGCTATTGATAGTATAAAAAATGATATAACAAAAGGAGCATCCTTAAGTGAGAGCTTAAGAAAACATCACATTTTTGAAAATAAGTTGGTTTCTATGATAGAAGTGTCGGAACAAGTTAATCAACTCGATTCAATGTTTGAAAAATTAACAGAACAATACAATGAGGAAATTAACCACCAAACTAAAATGATTGGTGTTATCCTTGAACCTTTACTAATTATCATCATTGGAATTGTTGTAGGGGTAATTATGATTTCTATGTATGCGCCTATGTTTGATTTAAGTAAAATTATTAAGAATTAA